Proteins encoded in a region of the Streptomyces violaceoruber genome:
- a CDS encoding ATP-binding protein — protein sequence MITHPSRHCTVELQALPSRIGQVRRIVSAQLRYWHMDLLIDRAVLGVTELLTNVHLHARPDKTCTVEIELLLDRLTVSVRDHDARLPVVDDAEPLATCGRGLAMVAAMSESWGARPDGESGKVVWFTLPTAVTAAPVTAPPVSARPPRRLVEEVPAAAFAEVEHEVGLGSPQPAPARSAVAG from the coding sequence GTGATCACTCACCCAAGCAGACACTGCACGGTGGAGCTCCAAGCCCTGCCGTCGCGGATCGGCCAGGTCCGCAGAATCGTATCTGCGCAATTGCGCTACTGGCATATGGATCTCCTGATCGACCGTGCGGTGCTCGGCGTGACGGAGTTGCTGACCAATGTCCATCTGCATGCGCGACCCGACAAGACGTGCACCGTGGAGATAGAACTGCTCCTGGACCGGCTGACGGTCTCGGTGCGCGACCACGATGCGCGACTGCCCGTCGTGGACGACGCCGAGCCCCTCGCCACGTGTGGGCGCGGACTCGCCATGGTGGCCGCGATGAGCGAGAGCTGGGGTGCCCGGCCGGACGGCGAGTCCGGCAAGGTCGTCTGGTTCACGCTCCCGACGGCCGTGACCGCCGCGCCGGTCACCGCGCCACCCGTGTCGGCCCGCCCGCCGCGCCGCCTGGTCGAGGAGGTGCCGGCCGCCGCGTTCGCCGAGGTCGAGCACGAGGTCGGCCTCGGCAGCCCCCAACCCGCTCCCGCCCGGTCGGCCGTTGCAGGCTGA